The following proteins are co-located in the Anoplopoma fimbria isolate UVic2021 breed Golden Eagle Sablefish chromosome 18, Afim_UVic_2022, whole genome shotgun sequence genome:
- the tmem121ab gene encoding transmembrane protein 121Ab gives MVLPPPDKRHVCLTTIVIMTSMAFMDAYLVEQNQGPRKIGVCIIVLVGDVCFLIVLRYVAVWVGAEVRTARRGYAMILWFLYIFVLEIKLYFVFQNCKADKKSLETVARKALTLLLSVCVPGLYLVLVALDSMEYVRTFRKKEDMRSRLFWVALDLLDLLDIQANLWEPQRTGLPIWAEGLMFFYCYILLLILPCVSLSEISMQGEHMSPQKMMLYPVLSLVTINVVTILIRGVNMVLFQDSRVSTIFVGKNVVAIATKASTFLEYRRQVKEFPHPQNAMALELQQNSHTQPLPNATSLPHEPSPAQDVIDT, from the coding sequence ATGGTGTTGCCACCCCCAGACAAACGCCACGTGTGCCTGACCACCATCGTCATCATGACCAGCATGGCCTTCATGGACGCCTACCTGGTGGAGCAGAACCAGGGTCCAAGGAAGATTGGTGTGTGTATTATAGTGCTGGTAGGGGATGTATGCTTCCTCATAGTGCTGCGATATGTGGCAGTGTGGGTCGGTGCCGAAGTGCGCACCGCCCGACGAGGATACGCCATGATCCTCTGGTTTCTGTACATCTTTGTCCTGGAGATCAAACTCTACTTTGTCTTTCAGAATTGCAAGGCAGACAAGAAGAGTTTGGAGACGGTGGCCCGGAAGGCTTTGACGTTGTTATTATCCGTATGTGTACCAGGCTTATACTTGGTTCTAGTGGCTCTGGATAGTATGGAATATGTGAGAACTTTCCGGAAgaaggaggacatgaggagtCGCCTATTCTGGGTGGCTCTGGACCTGCTGGACCTGCTGGATATCCAGGCCAACCTGTGGGAGCCCCAGCGGACAGGCCTGCCCATTTGGGCCGAGGGCCTGATGTTTTTCTACTGCTACATCCTGCTGCTCATCCTGCCCTGCGTGTCGCTCAGTGAAATCAGCATGCAGGGGGAGCACATGTCGCCCCAGAAGATGATGCTGTACCCGGTCCTGAGCCTGGTCACCATAAACGTGGTAACCATCCTCATACGAGGTGTGAACATGGTGCTGTTTCAGGACAGCCGTGTTTCCACCATCTTTGTCGGAAAGAACGTGGTCGCGATCGCCACCAAGGCGTCCACCTTCCTGGAGTACCGCAGACAGGTGAAGGAGTTCCCCCACCCGCAGAACGCCATGGCACtagagctgcagcagaacagcCACACGCAGCCGCTGCCCAACGCCACTAGTTTGCCACATGAACCTTCGCCGGCACAGGACGTCATTGACACATGA